Part of the Caldisericaceae bacterium genome is shown below.
AGATTTTACTCTTTTGGGAAATTTAAAGCAGTTTGTTTTAACAGAATCAAAGAATAGGATAATCCTTTTTAAAACAGAATTTGTTGATAGGGTAAAAGAAATTCTTGATGCTTATGAAATTAGATATAAGCTTAATCTCAGTGGGGAACCTGGTGTTTATGTTGAGGAGGGTTTCTATAAAAGTGGAATTGAAACTCCAAAGATAGTTGTATTTACCGATAGGGAACTGTTTTTCCACATTGAGGTAAAGAAGCCCAAAAAGATTCTTGAGACAAAGGCAATTATTTCTCTTGAGGAACTTACTTTCGGTGACCTTGTCGTGCATAGGGATTTTGGCATAGGTATTTTTAGAGGGCTTGTAAAATTAGGTGATACTCCAAAAGAATTTCTTCTTCTTGAGTATAGAGATGGAGAAAAACTCTACGTGCCACTTGAGCGTATTGGTTTTGTAGAAAAATACATCGGCGACAAAAGGGTTATTTCTTTAAGCTCTCTCTCCTCAAATGAATGGGCAAAAGCAAAAGAAAAGGCAAGAGAAAACGCAAAAGAATTTGCAAAAAAACTTCTTCTTATCCAGGCAAAAAGGAGAATTTTTAAGCGAGATCCCTACAAGCCTTTTCCAAGAGAAGAAAAGATCATTGACCTATCGTTTCCTTATGAGTTAACAGATGATCAGATACGAGCAATTGAAGATGTTTATAGCGATTTAGAAATTGACGAACCAATGGATAGGCTAATAATAGGGGATGTTGGTTATGGAAAAACAGAGGTAGCAGTAAGAGCTGCCTTAAGGGTAGTTTTAAATAGGAAGAAGGTGATGGTGCTTTCACCTACCACAATACTTGCATTACAGCATGAGCGCACATTTAAAGAAAGACTAAGGTTGTTTCCAATTAGAATTGAGATGCTTTCTTCCCTTACAAATACAAAAAAAGAGAAAGAAATATTAAAAGACTTAAGTAATGGGAAAATTGATATCGTTATAGGGACTCACAGATTGTTGTCAAAAGATGTCGAAGCAAAAGACCTAGGGCTACTTATTATTGATGAGGAACAGAAATTTGGAGTTAAGCATAAAGAGAAAATAAAAGAATTAAAAGCAAATTTAGATGTGCTTACACTTTCTGCAACTCCAATACCCAGAACACTTTATACCTCGCTTATTAAACTAAGGCCAGTTTCTCTTATTTTAACTCCTCCAGAAGGGCGAATTCCTGTTAAAACATTTGTTTTTTCTTATGATGTAGAAATTATGAAACAGGCTGTCGAGTTTGAGCTTAAAAGAGGTGGGCAGGTTTTTGCAGTTTTTAATAATATTGAAAAAATTTACGGTTTTGCTGAATTTATAAAGAGTCTTACAAATGCAAGAGTTGCTGTTATACATGGTAAAATGAGAAAAGAAGTAATAGAAGATGTGATGGTTGATTTTTATGAAGGCAATGTAGATATCCTGGTTGCAACCACAATAGTTGAAAATGGCCTTGATATCCCTACTGTAAACACTCTTATTGTGATTAATGCCGAGAATTTTGGACTAACGCAGATGTATCAACTAAGAGGGAGAATTGGAAGATCTTCAACACAGGCATATGCGTATTTTTTCTATACGAATAAAAATTTGAGTGCAATTGCAGAGGAACGTCTTGAAGCAATAAGAGAATTTGAAGATATAGGCTCTGGCTTAAAGATTGCTATGAAAGACTTAGAGTTAAGAGGTGCAGGTAATATTCTTGGTAAAGAACAACACGGACATATTGTCTCGGTTGGTTATAACATGTATTTAAGCCTTCTTGACCAGGCAATTAAAGAACTTCAAGGGAATGTAGCGCCTCCTATAAAGGAAGTTTCTGTAAGGCTCAACGAAAGTTATTATATAAAAGATTCTTATGTTCCTTCAAATAGCGAAAGGATTCTTTACTACCGTAGAATTACTCAAGCAGAAACTCTTGCCGAAATAGATAACATTGAGTTTGAACTCATAGATAAGTTTGGGTATCCTCCTCATGAGGTCAAAAATTTATTAACCGTTGGGAAGATAATGGTTTTGGGAAGATTGGTATCCGCAAAGGAAATTTACCAAGAAGGAAATAGAGTGTTTATAGTGATTGAGCAATCTAATAAAGTTACTGTTGATAAACTTCTTGAGGTTTCAAAAATTATGAAAAATGTGCAGTTTGGATCCTATTACATTTCTTTTGAAGTTTCTTTCACTTTGCAAGATGTTTTAAAAATGCTAAACTTATTAAGTGAATATGAAAAAGTTGGATAATTTCATTTTTGACAATTCGATTGTTGAATCTCTCAAGGCATTTTTAGTGCTTAACGGGGAAAAGTTAATAAAAGAAAATGCCTTAATTTTTGCAGTGGATAAGGAACATATCTTAGATGTTCTTTTGCATCTTCTTTTTCTTTATAAAGTTAAACTCGATACCCAGATTATTGTTGATAGTGAAGAAGATTTTAATACCCTTATGGGAAAATTCTATATTTTTATTGGAAAGGCACTTCCTAAAGAGTTTTTGGAACATACAAAAAAAGAATTGGAAGAATTTAAACATATTGTTCCTTTTCTTAGTATTAATGAAGATGTCAAGCAATTCTATATGGTATTTTTGATGATAAAAACTCTAAGAAAACTCTGTCCATGGGATAGAGAGCAAACACACCAAACTCTTATACCAGAAATTGTTGAAGAACCGTTAGAGTTGCTTGAAGAAATAAAAAGAGGTAAAGTTGAAGGAATAAAAGAAGAACTTGGAGATGTGCTACTGCAAATACTTTTGCACTCAGAGATAGCAAGTGAATCTAACGAGTTTTCCTTTAAAGATGTTGCAATAACCCTTTTTGATAAAATGTATGAAAGACATCCCCATGTGTTTAGAGAAACAGTTGATAAATCTTCAAGACAAGTTTTGCACGATTGGGAGAAAAATAAGAATAAAAAAGAAACTATTAATATAGCTAAGATTCTTGCAAGTTTTATAACAACGCTTGATATCCAAGAGGAAGCCAAATTTATAGGGCTTGAATTTAGAAACAAAGAAGAAATCTTTCAAAAAATTGAAGAGGAAGTTGAAGAAGTTAAAAACGCAAAAGATAACATAAAAGAAGAAATTGGAGACCTTCTATTTTCAGTGATTAATCTTGCAAGGTTTTTAAAAATTGATCCTGCGCATGCTTTATTTCTCTCATATGAAAAATTTGCAAAAAGAGTTGAGCGCTTTAAACAGTTATCGCCTAAAGAAAAGGAAGACATAGATAAAGCTTGGGAAATTATTAAAAGAAATGAAAAATGAAATATTTGATAAAAAAGCCCTTTTAAGAGATTTGTTTTTGGCAATTATTGCATCTTTAGTTGGGATTATTTTTGTTTCACTCTTTACGCACAATTGGAACTTTATTGAATTATTTAAATCTTTTAAACCATCATATATTGTCATTGCCTTTCTTTTAATGTTAATAAATTGGCTTTTAGAATCTTATACGATTAAAATTATTGGAAGTGTTTTAGGATATAAAATTACCTTTAGAGAAGCCCTAAGAGTGTTTTTAATAGGTGGTTTCTTTTCAAGAATTACTCCTTTCGGTGGAGGTGGAGGAGAACCTGTTCAAATTATCATTCTTTCAACTGAGAAAAAGATCCCGCCTGGTGATTCAACTGCGATTATTTCAATAAAGATGTTTATTGGCACTTTTGTTAGGGTAAGTGTTTTCCTATTTGTGCCAATATGGATCCTAATTGCAAAGCACACATGGACTGTATCTTCTGTTGTAAATGTTATTATTACTATAGGCATAGTTATTACACTTACTTTATTTATTTTTCTTACTGTTTTTATTTTTAAGCCAGAACTTTCAGAAACTTTTACTAAAAATTTGTTTAAAACAAGGCTCCTAAAGAGGTTGTTCAAAGAACAAACAAGAGAGAAAACACTTTTATGGCTTGATAAAATCGTTAAAGACTTTTCAACTGCTAGAAATAAGCTACTTCTTTTGAGTGGGAAATTTATTTATATCATGTTTCTAGTGAGTTTTATTTCCTGGGGGATTATTCTCCTTACGCCAGTTATACTTATGAGAGGTCTTGGTATAACTTCCCCTTGGCCTGAGATTGTTATAACCGCGGTCATATTCTATATATCGGAAGCGTATATACCCACACCAGGTGGAAGTGGAACAGCAGAACTCGAAATGTTTGCACTATTTGCACGCTTGATTCCAA
Proteins encoded:
- a CDS encoding MazG family protein, with the translated sequence MKKLDNFIFDNSIVESLKAFLVLNGEKLIKENALIFAVDKEHILDVLLHLLFLYKVKLDTQIIVDSEEDFNTLMGKFYIFIGKALPKEFLEHTKKELEEFKHIVPFLSINEDVKQFYMVFLMIKTLRKLCPWDREQTHQTLIPEIVEEPLELLEEIKRGKVEGIKEELGDVLLQILLHSEIASESNEFSFKDVAITLFDKMYERHPHVFRETVDKSSRQVLHDWEKNKNKKETINIAKILASFITTLDIQEEAKFIGLEFRNKEEIFQKIEEEVEEVKNAKDNIKEEIGDLLFSVINLARFLKIDPAHALFLSYEKFAKRVERFKQLSPKEKEDIDKAWEIIKRNEK
- a CDS encoding flippase-like domain-containing protein produces the protein MKNEIFDKKALLRDLFLAIIASLVGIIFVSLFTHNWNFIELFKSFKPSYIVIAFLLMLINWLLESYTIKIIGSVLGYKITFREALRVFLIGGFFSRITPFGGGGGEPVQIIILSTEKKIPPGDSTAIISIKMFIGTFVRVSVFLFVPIWILIAKHTWTVSSVVNVIITIGIVITLTLFIFLTVFIFKPELSETFTKNLFKTRLLKRLFKEQTREKTLLWLDKIVKDFSTARNKLLLLSGKFIYIMFLVSFISWGIILLTPVILMRGLGITSPWPEIVITAVIFYISEAYIPTPGGSGTAELEMFALFARLIPNPLIGTFVIVWRFFNHYFLLIIGGLTTFFSQFMIRKSKPRK
- the mfd gene encoding transcription-repair coupling factor; translated protein: MRLEHLTDKAYVYKRFIEKENYIKIKGVFTELLESIVNELDKKVLIIVNSQSDANALSKVFKEALTDTEFGLFPYEVNYVSSLQLFKKKEFLKRLPSSKVVISTINGIFDYLPSEDLIEELRFKKGEKVHLNDIVNKLSSFGFERVYEIENYPSFSIKGSIIDVFSFDYNRAVRIQLDFDTIEKITFLNEALVSEEEVEEVKFTSMKYLSSSEIEEIRKEVENNLLPKDELVRETVEKDLNELSKSGNFGVNFYPQFLANGKFFAYRTLLDYALDRVFILFDLKIDSFLKEFDDFIDKEGKLYGEFINKTSVKDVFDSIGRRKVIEFGHFETNAIDIPIKEIGEDFTLLGNLKQFVLTESKNRIILFKTEFVDRVKEILDAYEIRYKLNLSGEPGVYVEEGFYKSGIETPKIVVFTDRELFFHIEVKKPKKILETKAIISLEELTFGDLVVHRDFGIGIFRGLVKLGDTPKEFLLLEYRDGEKLYVPLERIGFVEKYIGDKRVISLSSLSSNEWAKAKEKARENAKEFAKKLLLIQAKRRIFKRDPYKPFPREEKIIDLSFPYELTDDQIRAIEDVYSDLEIDEPMDRLIIGDVGYGKTEVAVRAALRVVLNRKKVMVLSPTTILALQHERTFKERLRLFPIRIEMLSSLTNTKKEKEILKDLSNGKIDIVIGTHRLLSKDVEAKDLGLLIIDEEQKFGVKHKEKIKELKANLDVLTLSATPIPRTLYTSLIKLRPVSLILTPPEGRIPVKTFVFSYDVEIMKQAVEFELKRGGQVFAVFNNIEKIYGFAEFIKSLTNARVAVIHGKMRKEVIEDVMVDFYEGNVDILVATTIVENGLDIPTVNTLIVINAENFGLTQMYQLRGRIGRSSTQAYAYFFYTNKNLSAIAEERLEAIREFEDIGSGLKIAMKDLELRGAGNILGKEQHGHIVSVGYNMYLSLLDQAIKELQGNVAPPIKEVSVRLNESYYIKDSYVPSNSERILYYRRITQAETLAEIDNIEFELIDKFGYPPHEVKNLLTVGKIMVLGRLVSAKEIYQEGNRVFIVIEQSNKVTVDKLLEVSKIMKNVQFGSYYISFEVSFTLQDVLKMLNLLSEYEKVG